One genomic segment of Pseudomonas fortuita includes these proteins:
- a CDS encoding polyamine ABC transporter substrate-binding protein, whose protein sequence is MTRRADFSRRTFIKNSSILAGVAALSGVLPNRTFGAAEKELVILAWAGHAAPDIVADFEREHGVKVRAKYYTGGDNMLGLISQSPPGTFDLILSDAEYVQQLNAADYIERLDLADYPFDDFYPEFQHFPGHWQGDELYSVMVRFGFLGIAFNTQLLPESKAKSYQVFWDDSLKGKVGHFDWHLPNLGQISLLNGNRLPYDIDAAHWKRLQDKTMSLRGQVAGFFDYGGTFSSLKNGQIHAMCGIGDWITGVLQRAGAPVKTVIPEEGGLQWTESYCIAKKAHSPELAKKFIQYITSPEGQVKSAKMEAYPALIPNKRGWELLNKTDLAEARRQGMVLGQRNVMDDIREGRIQYRALPVQQSLEDWNDFWSQYKGA, encoded by the coding sequence ATGACGCGTCGCGCCGATTTTTCACGCCGTACATTCATCAAGAACAGCAGCATTTTGGCCGGTGTGGCGGCGCTCTCCGGGGTACTTCCGAACAGAACCTTTGGCGCAGCCGAAAAAGAACTGGTGATACTGGCGTGGGCAGGCCACGCCGCGCCCGACATCGTCGCGGATTTCGAGCGCGAGCATGGGGTCAAGGTGCGGGCCAAGTACTACACCGGCGGCGATAACATGCTGGGGCTCATTTCGCAGTCACCACCGGGCACCTTCGACCTGATCCTGTCGGATGCCGAGTATGTGCAACAACTCAACGCCGCCGACTATATCGAGCGACTGGACCTTGCCGATTATCCCTTCGATGACTTCTACCCAGAGTTTCAGCACTTTCCAGGGCACTGGCAGGGCGATGAACTGTATTCGGTCATGGTCCGCTTCGGCTTTCTCGGTATCGCCTTCAATACCCAGTTGCTGCCGGAGTCCAAGGCGAAAAGCTACCAGGTGTTCTGGGACGATAGCCTCAAGGGCAAGGTCGGCCACTTCGACTGGCACCTGCCAAACCTGGGCCAGATCAGTTTGCTCAATGGCAACAGGCTGCCCTACGACATCGACGCGGCGCACTGGAAGAGGCTCCAGGACAAAACCATGAGCCTACGCGGACAAGTGGCCGGGTTCTTCGATTATGGCGGTACCTTCTCCTCCCTGAAAAACGGCCAGATCCACGCGATGTGTGGCATTGGCGACTGGATTACCGGGGTCTTGCAGCGTGCCGGGGCACCGGTAAAAACAGTGATACCCGAGGAGGGCGGCCTGCAATGGACCGAGTCTTATTGCATCGCCAAGAAAGCCCACAGCCCGGAACTTGCGAAGAAGTTCATTCAATACATCACCTCCCCTGAAGGCCAGGTGAAGTCGGCGAAGATGGAGGCTTACCCGGCGCTGATTCCCAATAAGCGCGGCTGGGAGTTGCTGAACAAGACCGACCTTGCCGAAGCCAGACGCCAAGGCATGGTACTGGGCCAGCGCAATGTCATGGACGACATCCGCGAGGGGCGTATTCAGTATCGCGCGCTCCCCGTGCAGCAGAGCCTGGAGGACTGGAACGACTTCTGGTCGCAGTACAAGGGCGCTTGA
- a CDS encoding FCD domain-containing protein — protein sequence MFEIDELAAFEYRLVIEMAAAALAAQRRSVRDLERMARKLDDLLGAQISTEFERSDLNFREAMGVASGNRYLLDAISSFNTQHASTTIETQQHIIEYQAIYQAISSSDIEFARAAVHQQLIKWHNRSKDLSQ from the coding sequence ATGTTCGAAATTGATGAATTGGCCGCCTTCGAATATCGACTGGTGATCGAGATGGCTGCGGCTGCACTCGCCGCACAACGCCGCAGCGTACGGGACTTAGAACGTATGGCGCGCAAGCTCGACGACCTCTTGGGGGCGCAGATTTCAACTGAGTTCGAACGTTCCGACCTGAATTTTCGTGAAGCAATGGGAGTAGCGAGTGGCAACAGGTACTTGCTCGATGCTATATCCAGCTTCAACACTCAACATGCTTCGACGACGATCGAGACGCAACAGCATATTATCGAATATCAAGCAATTTATCAGGCCATTAGCAGTAGTGACATTGAGTTCGCCAGAGCTGCAGTACATCAGCAGCTAATAAAATGGCATAACCGCTCAAAAGACCTTTCTCAGTAG
- a CDS encoding ABC transporter permease — protein sequence MISNKLSPPLPASEEPARTRGQFGKRTWRLPGYGLILSLPILVWQLLFFVAPLLFLLTISFWLVRNFRMVPAFEWLNWKYLFSREYFWDAYLHTWAMAAGASVLISAVAFPCAYTIAFKFRESTRQWLVLLLITPFFTSYLVRTYSWQVFLSDQGLLNSALALLGIGPLPLLNTSFGSYVGYFTLCLPLVVLLQLFSLMYIDRTLIEAAHNLRAGRLRTVFGVVIPSARVGIVIAALFCFIMTFGDFVSPLYLGGGQPPTLSTLITDTTKSGQQWPRAAVIATTMIVTLLATAFLMVRHAYRRRA from the coding sequence ATGATTTCGAACAAGCTATCGCCCCCACTGCCCGCCAGTGAGGAGCCTGCACGCACGCGTGGGCAGTTCGGCAAGCGCACCTGGCGCTTACCGGGGTATGGGCTGATCCTGTCGCTGCCGATACTGGTCTGGCAGCTACTGTTTTTTGTAGCGCCCTTGCTGTTTCTGCTGACCATCAGTTTTTGGCTGGTGCGCAACTTTCGCATGGTCCCTGCGTTCGAGTGGCTGAACTGGAAGTACCTGTTCAGCCGCGAGTACTTCTGGGATGCCTACTTGCACACCTGGGCGATGGCGGCGGGGGCCAGTGTGCTGATCAGTGCCGTAGCCTTTCCGTGCGCCTATACAATTGCCTTCAAGTTCCGCGAATCGACCCGGCAATGGTTGGTGCTGTTGTTGATCACGCCATTTTTTACCAGTTACCTGGTGCGCACCTATTCCTGGCAAGTCTTTCTCAGTGACCAGGGGCTGCTCAATAGCGCCCTGGCGTTGCTGGGGATTGGGCCGTTGCCCTTGCTCAATACCAGTTTTGGTAGCTATGTGGGTTACTTCACCCTGTGCCTGCCGCTGGTAGTGTTGCTGCAGTTGTTCAGCCTCATGTACATCGACCGCACGCTGATCGAAGCTGCCCACAACTTGCGCGCGGGCCGTCTGCGCACGGTATTTGGGGTAGTGATTCCATCGGCGCGGGTCGGCATCGTCATCGCCGCACTGTTCTGTTTCATCATGACCTTCGGTGACTTTGTCAGCCCGCTCTATCTAGGGGGCGGCCAACCACCAACCTTGAGCACCCTGATTACCGACACGACCAAATCGGGGCAGCAATGGCCACGCGCGGCGGTTATTGCCACGACGATGATCGTGACCTTGCTGGCCACGGCGTTCCTGATGGTTCGCCACGCCTACAGGAGGCGCGCATGA
- a CDS encoding M24 family metallopeptidase: MQMPKTIQIQNGEKVKPTFSHQEYANRQSKLRSYLAQNNIDAAVFTSYHNINYYSDFLYCSFGRPYALVVTQDAVVSISANIDGGQPWRRTVGTENIIYTDWQRDNYFVAIQQALPKAGRIGIEFDHLNLVNRDKLASRYPQAELVDVAAPCMRMRMIKSAEEHAIIRHGARVADIGGAAVVEALRDQVPEYEVALHATQAMVREIARTFPDSELMDTWTWFQSGINTDGAHNPVTSRKVNKGDILSLNCFPMIAGYYTALERTLFLDHCSDEHLRLWEVNVKVHEAGLKLIKPGMRCSDIAHQLNEIFLEHDLLQYRTFGYGHSFGTLSHYYGREAGLELREDIDTVLEPGMVVSIEPMIMLPEGLPGAGGYREHDILIVNENGAENITKFPYGPEHNIIKK; this comes from the coding sequence ATGCAAATGCCGAAAACAATACAGATTCAAAACGGCGAAAAAGTTAAGCCGACGTTCTCGCACCAGGAATACGCCAACCGTCAATCCAAGTTGCGCAGCTACCTGGCCCAGAACAATATCGACGCCGCTGTCTTCACGTCTTATCACAACATCAACTACTACAGCGATTTCCTGTATTGCTCGTTCGGCCGTCCTTATGCCCTGGTGGTGACTCAGGATGCCGTGGTGTCGATCAGCGCCAACATCGACGGTGGCCAGCCATGGCGGCGTACCGTGGGCACCGAAAACATCATCTACACCGACTGGCAGCGCGATAACTACTTTGTCGCGATTCAACAAGCCTTGCCCAAGGCCGGACGTATCGGGATCGAGTTCGACCACTTGAACCTGGTCAACCGCGACAAATTGGCCAGCCGTTATCCCCAGGCCGAGCTGGTGGACGTCGCCGCGCCATGCATGCGCATGCGCATGATCAAGTCGGCTGAAGAGCACGCCATCATTCGTCACGGTGCCCGCGTTGCCGATATCGGTGGTGCTGCGGTGGTTGAGGCCCTGCGTGACCAGGTGCCTGAGTACGAAGTGGCGCTGCATGCCACCCAGGCCATGGTCCGTGAAATTGCCCGCACTTTCCCCGATTCCGAACTGATGGACACCTGGACCTGGTTCCAGTCTGGTATCAACACCGATGGCGCGCATAACCCGGTAACCTCTCGCAAGGTCAACAAGGGCGACATTCTGAGCCTCAACTGCTTCCCGATGATCGCCGGTTACTACACCGCGCTGGAGCGCACGTTGTTCCTCGACCATTGCTCCGATGAGCACCTGCGCCTGTGGGAGGTCAACGTCAAGGTCCACGAGGCCGGCCTGAAGCTGATCAAGCCAGGCATGCGTTGCAGCGATATTGCCCACCAGTTGAACGAGATTTTCCTCGAGCACGACCTGCTGCAATACCGCACCTTCGGTTATGGCCATTCGTTCGGCACCCTGAGCCATTACTACGGCCGTGAAGCTGGCCTTGAGCTGCGCGAAGACATCGACACCGTGCTGGAACCTGGCATGGTCGTGTCCATCGAGCCGATGATCATGCTGCCCGAAGGGCTGCCGGGTGCGGGTGGTTACCGCGAGCATGACATTCTGATCGTCAACGAAAACGGCGCTGAAAACATCACCAAGTTCCCATACGGCCCAGAACACAACATCATCAAGAAGTAA
- a CDS encoding ABC transporter permease translates to MNEHRVINFMLRSFVVLVFLFILTPIIGSFVFSFNVDRFPSLPLGGFSLRWYEAIAADPQVWQAFNNSLVVGVVVSLVSTLLGFTAAYTDFRYHFFGKSVYMALALLPPTIPVVILGLAMLAFLSRIGLSGELYAVMICHIVMCSPFAMAVIRMRLAQMAPQLEAAAWNLSASQWQAMRYVILPFTAPSIFAALFVTMAVSFDEFAVAWFVSGLNETVPVRILNTLQGQVSPTINAIGTIVFITTITLTIVAQVLLMRRQKKPADGKKS, encoded by the coding sequence ATGAACGAACATCGTGTCATCAACTTCATGCTGCGCAGCTTCGTCGTCCTGGTGTTCTTGTTCATCCTCACGCCTATCATTGGCAGCTTCGTGTTTTCCTTCAACGTCGACCGCTTCCCATCCTTGCCCCTGGGTGGCTTCAGTTTGCGCTGGTACGAAGCGATTGCCGCCGACCCGCAAGTCTGGCAAGCCTTCAACAACAGCCTGGTCGTCGGTGTGGTGGTATCGCTGGTTTCCACGCTGCTGGGCTTCACTGCCGCCTATACCGACTTTCGTTATCACTTTTTTGGCAAGTCGGTGTACATGGCATTGGCACTGCTGCCTCCTACCATTCCGGTGGTGATTCTGGGCCTGGCGATGCTCGCGTTCTTGTCGCGAATCGGCCTGTCCGGCGAGCTGTATGCCGTCATGATCTGCCACATCGTCATGTGCTCACCATTCGCCATGGCGGTGATTCGCATGCGCCTGGCGCAGATGGCCCCGCAACTGGAGGCCGCCGCCTGGAACCTGAGCGCCAGCCAATGGCAGGCCATGCGCTACGTGATCCTGCCGTTCACCGCCCCGAGCATTTTCGCCGCACTGTTCGTGACCATGGCCGTGTCGTTCGACGAGTTCGCGGTGGCCTGGTTCGTTTCGGGCCTTAACGAGACAGTCCCGGTACGCATCCTCAATACTTTGCAAGGGCAGGTCAGCCCGACCATCAATGCGATAGGCACGATCGTTTTCATCACCACGATCACGCTGACGATCGTTGCCCAGGTTTTGCTCATGCGCCGGCAGAAGAAACCGGCTGACGGCAAAAAAAGCTGA
- a CDS encoding amidohydrolase: MMSFACHASPQANPLEEQAFIGAAQVEQQMIEWRRDIHQHPELGEQETRTAKLVAEHLEKLGLEVHTGIGRTGVVGILEGGKSGPTVALRADMDALPVKEPAGLPFASTARGTYHGQQVDVMHACGHDTHTAMLMATAQILAGMRDNLPGKVMFIFQPAEEGSSLVKGGEGRRWGAQLMLQEGLFDKLKPDAVFAVHVMPGPSGQLSWRSGATTASSDDLNIKVIGQQGHGGMPWNTVDQVVASAQVINGLQTMVSRRTKLTQSPAVVTVGMIKGGSAPNIVPESVDMAGTIRTYDPAVRAQVAHDVKLTSEKIAESAGATAKVSIVPAYDMTMNNEQLTEQMAPVLKRAAYGKVATTPLVGASEDFSFFAGKVPGLYFYLGVTPDGQDPAKAAPNHNPKFFVDEKALIVGARAMSAAAVDFLSEHATQQ; encoded by the coding sequence ATGATGTCGTTTGCCTGCCACGCATCCCCCCAAGCGAACCCTCTCGAGGAGCAGGCCTTTATCGGCGCTGCCCAGGTCGAGCAGCAGATGATCGAGTGGCGACGGGACATCCACCAGCACCCAGAGCTCGGCGAGCAGGAAACACGCACTGCCAAGCTGGTCGCCGAGCACCTTGAAAAGCTTGGCCTCGAAGTCCATACGGGTATCGGGCGCACGGGAGTGGTCGGAATTCTCGAAGGTGGCAAATCGGGCCCTACCGTCGCCCTGCGCGCGGATATGGATGCCTTGCCGGTCAAGGAGCCTGCGGGCCTGCCATTCGCCTCGACCGCGCGGGGTACCTATCATGGCCAGCAGGTGGATGTGATGCACGCCTGCGGCCACGACACCCATACCGCCATGCTGATGGCAACTGCGCAAATCCTTGCAGGCATGCGTGACAACCTGCCGGGCAAGGTCATGTTCATTTTCCAGCCGGCTGAAGAGGGCTCGAGCCTGGTCAAAGGCGGAGAGGGGCGGCGTTGGGGGGCGCAGTTGATGCTGCAGGAAGGGCTGTTCGACAAGCTCAAGCCTGATGCGGTGTTCGCTGTGCATGTCATGCCTGGGCCTTCAGGGCAATTGAGTTGGCGTTCGGGTGCCACGACCGCCAGCAGTGACGACTTGAACATCAAGGTTATAGGCCAGCAGGGCCATGGCGGCATGCCTTGGAACACTGTCGACCAGGTAGTGGCCTCTGCACAGGTCATCAACGGCCTGCAGACGATGGTAAGCCGCCGCACCAAGCTCACCCAGTCGCCAGCGGTGGTCACTGTGGGCATGATCAAAGGTGGTAGTGCACCGAACATCGTGCCGGAAAGCGTCGACATGGCAGGCACCATTCGTACCTACGATCCGGCGGTACGTGCGCAAGTGGCACACGATGTGAAGCTCACGTCCGAGAAGATAGCCGAAAGCGCCGGTGCTACGGCCAAGGTATCAATCGTGCCGGCCTATGACATGACGATGAACAATGAGCAATTGACCGAGCAGATGGCGCCAGTGCTCAAGCGTGCGGCCTATGGCAAGGTCGCCACCACCCCTCTGGTCGGTGCTTCGGAAGATTTCTCCTTCTTCGCAGGCAAGGTACCCGGCCTCTACTTCTACCTGGGCGTGACACCCGACGGGCAGGACCCGGCCAAGGCAGCACCGAATCACAACCCGAAATTCTTCGTCGATGAAAAAGCGCTGATCGTTGGCGCGCGGGCGATGTCGGCGGCCGCCGTTGATTTTTTGTCTGAGCATGCAACTCAGCAGTAA
- a CDS encoding ABC transporter ATP-binding protein, producing MTQPLVVFDNVTKQFGSYVAVEPMNLEIYKGEFVAIMGSSGCGKTTTLRMLAGLDKPSSGEIRLNGERINDLYSWQRDTPLVWQNLALFPFLSVLENVEFGLRMRGMGKAERRKKALHWLERLDLGEFANRDISMLSGGQRQRVALARSLVTEPPILLLDEPLSALDAHLSVRMQAVLTGLQKDLGITFVYVTHSQSEAFAMADRVVIMSRGRVEQIGTPKDIFFEPHNRFVAEFVGGKNMLGGVVLGFDDTGLVQLDSAYGRFLARLPEDRSVAVGEEVTLCISAEHINLAAQPTTASRLACTVMGEEFIGSMVNIYLEAANGLELQVQKPYADYDLLGLKSGQRVHVGWDDARALILRGN from the coding sequence ATGACTCAACCGTTAGTGGTATTCGATAACGTGACCAAACAATTCGGCAGTTACGTCGCTGTCGAACCGATGAACCTGGAAATCTACAAGGGCGAGTTCGTCGCGATCATGGGCTCCAGTGGCTGTGGTAAAACCACCACGCTGCGCATGCTTGCCGGGCTCGACAAGCCCAGCAGCGGTGAAATTCGCTTGAACGGCGAGCGCATCAACGACCTGTATTCCTGGCAAAGGGACACCCCGCTGGTGTGGCAGAACCTGGCGCTGTTCCCCTTTCTGAGCGTGCTTGAAAACGTTGAGTTCGGTTTGCGCATGCGCGGCATGGGCAAAGCTGAACGGCGCAAAAAAGCCCTGCACTGGCTAGAGCGCCTGGACCTGGGCGAGTTTGCCAACCGTGATATAAGCATGCTTTCTGGCGGGCAACGGCAGCGGGTGGCGCTGGCGCGTTCACTGGTCACCGAGCCCCCGATACTGCTACTGGACGAACCGCTCAGTGCCCTCGATGCGCACTTGAGCGTGCGCATGCAGGCGGTGTTGACTGGGTTGCAGAAGGACCTTGGCATCACCTTCGTCTATGTCACCCACAGCCAATCCGAAGCCTTCGCCATGGCTGACCGCGTGGTGATCATGAGCCGTGGCCGGGTTGAGCAGATTGGCACGCCCAAGGATATTTTCTTCGAACCGCACAACCGTTTTGTCGCTGAATTCGTCGGCGGCAAGAACATGCTTGGCGGCGTTGTGCTTGGCTTCGACGACACCGGGCTGGTGCAACTGGACTCGGCGTATGGTCGCTTTCTGGCACGCTTGCCCGAAGACCGATCTGTTGCGGTAGGGGAAGAGGTCACCCTGTGCATCAGTGCCGAACATATCAACCTCGCCGCGCAACCGACCACAGCCAGCCGCCTGGCGTGTACCGTGATGGGGGAGGAATTCATTGGGTCAATGGTCAACATATACCTGGAAGCCGCCAACGGGCTGGAACTGCAAGTGCAGAAGCCGTACGCGGATTACGACCTACTTGGGCTCAAGAGCGGGCAGAGGGTGCATGTCGGGTGGGACGATGCGCGGGCGCTGATTTTACGTGGCAATTAG
- a CDS encoding CynX/NimT family MFS transporter, whose protein sequence is MEYATAHARNERGLPQPGTIAKGSRLFYFACSIIFVAFNLRTAYPSLGAVLADISSDLGLTPAATSAISTLPVFCLGLFAPVAPWLARKIGTERTILVLMAALSTGLLIRGAGNVSGLVVGSIVIGSAIAIINVLLPGLIKRDFAKITGLMAGLYSMALLSGAATAAGFTLALQSTLGGGWTTALALWSVPAAAACACWLFQLPKGSALAPKAAPRVRGVWRCALAWQLTLFMVLQSMYSFTVFGWLAPFLNGRGMTPLESSVIVSSSILLQMVACLLGPLIATRLPSQSWFNVVVVVLTTVGFLGCLSAPLDTVWLWGGVQGIGQGALTSIAITMIVLRSANAQVAAELSSMVQGVGYGLGALGPLLVGVLYTPVIGYAHVEIFLSGVGVAMLYFGYTSGRRRLVAARY, encoded by the coding sequence GTGGAGTACGCGACAGCGCACGCTCGCAATGAACGGGGGCTGCCGCAACCTGGCACAATTGCCAAGGGTTCGCGGCTTTTTTATTTCGCCTGCAGCATCATTTTCGTAGCCTTCAACCTCCGCACTGCGTACCCAAGCCTCGGCGCTGTGCTTGCCGATATATCCAGCGACCTAGGCCTGACGCCTGCCGCCACCAGTGCAATTTCCACCCTGCCTGTATTTTGCCTGGGGTTGTTCGCGCCCGTGGCGCCCTGGCTTGCCCGCAAAATAGGCACAGAGCGCACGATCTTGGTATTGATGGCGGCGTTGTCCACAGGGCTATTGATACGTGGCGCCGGGAACGTCAGCGGCCTGGTGGTCGGTTCGATCGTCATTGGCAGCGCCATCGCCATCATCAACGTATTGCTCCCTGGGCTTATCAAACGCGACTTCGCCAAGATCACCGGGCTGATGGCCGGCCTCTACTCCATGGCGCTGTTGAGCGGTGCGGCGACTGCCGCAGGGTTCACCCTGGCGCTGCAAAGCACCTTGGGCGGTGGCTGGACGACGGCGTTGGCGCTGTGGTCAGTGCCGGCAGCGGCAGCCTGTGCCTGCTGGCTTTTCCAACTGCCCAAGGGCAGTGCGCTGGCACCCAAGGCTGCGCCGCGCGTACGAGGGGTGTGGCGCTGCGCGCTAGCCTGGCAACTCACGCTGTTCATGGTGCTGCAATCGATGTATTCGTTTACCGTGTTCGGCTGGCTCGCCCCGTTTCTGAATGGACGGGGGATGACGCCGCTGGAGTCCAGCGTCATCGTCTCCAGTTCAATCCTGCTACAAATGGTCGCTTGTCTGCTCGGGCCGCTGATAGCCACACGCTTGCCGAGTCAATCCTGGTTCAATGTGGTTGTTGTGGTGCTCACCACGGTCGGTTTTCTCGGCTGCCTGTCCGCGCCGCTCGACACGGTATGGCTGTGGGGCGGGGTACAAGGCATCGGGCAAGGTGCCTTGACTTCCATTGCCATCACCATGATTGTGCTGCGCTCGGCAAACGCACAGGTTGCGGCAGAACTTTCGAGTATGGTGCAAGGCGTCGGCTACGGCCTGGGCGCACTCGGGCCGTTGCTGGTCGGGGTGCTTTATACGCCGGTCATTGGCTATGCGCACGTTGAGATATTTCTTAGCGGGGTAGGCGTAGCGATGCTGTATTTCGGATATACCTCAGGCCGACGCCGACTCGTGGCAGCCCGCTATTAG